A portion of the Halalkalicoccus tibetensis genome contains these proteins:
- a CDS encoding ATP-dependent DNA helicase, with the protein MPAWQDVFGHEEPYESQAEGIETAIETAEDRGFTVLEGACGTGKTMLALTAGIDRVRDPDSEYERVVVLTSVKQQLRQFETDLETINANLPDDWDPVSGLTLVGKGDVCPYNREGAGGIDDDNVYDRCETLRDRTRALVGDGGETSGQALAAEARSQQIGLADSGGSGTDFLETAGEPTPYPREMPEHDDVEYCPFYAQYLEDLPEDGDAIEAVPFDLTEQGHLTPEELVELSASYGTCPHSMMGALIPEVEVCVGNYYHAFDPLTAGSFTGALLDESTFLVCDEAHMLEPRVRDLVSDGVADTTLRDAETELTRVVQAAEMGERDAVGGDTADARLVREELEDSDVTLAECKELRAFLADLREELDRRVEAHLDREHGGWKADLTALPDDEIPLRDPEKPERDAISEWAEEAGYDGGTWVRAQSVGAIVERILNTAEDEERTRATPAVGRLLGGWYQAGHETYFREIELERTWNGMEPEGSWRRAYSARLALFNCVPGDVIGDRLAEFGGGVLMSATLEPIDVFREVTGLDALAEDRPVVERTFPLEFPAENRASFAVDAPKFTYGNRGDPAEDSSVRRLYGDLLAEVAESPGNVLVGMPNYAEATWAASELEARVEKPVLLDESSVDGRTEALKHEFFDGEDKVLVTSLRGTLTEGVDYSGDRLSAAVICGVPIINTASPRTKAVRTAYDRAFGDVPEGTSGGQAGASASAKGFEYALTVPAVRKARQAIGRVIRGSDEVGARVLLDARYARESWDGVREHFPDEEREEFQPVSSDMLGFGLERFWERH; encoded by the coding sequence ATGCCCGCTTGGCAGGACGTTTTCGGACACGAGGAGCCCTACGAGAGCCAAGCGGAGGGTATCGAGACCGCGATCGAGACCGCGGAGGATCGCGGCTTTACCGTCCTCGAGGGGGCCTGTGGGACCGGGAAGACGATGCTCGCGCTCACCGCCGGGATCGACCGGGTGCGCGACCCCGACAGCGAGTACGAGCGGGTGGTCGTTCTCACCAGCGTCAAACAGCAGCTCCGGCAGTTCGAGACGGACCTCGAGACGATCAACGCGAACCTGCCCGACGACTGGGACCCGGTTTCGGGGCTGACGCTGGTCGGGAAGGGAGACGTCTGTCCGTATAACCGCGAGGGTGCCGGCGGGATCGACGACGACAACGTCTACGACCGCTGTGAGACGCTCCGCGACAGGACGCGCGCGCTCGTCGGCGACGGCGGCGAGACGAGCGGCCAGGCGCTGGCCGCGGAGGCCAGGAGCCAGCAGATCGGGCTGGCCGACAGCGGGGGCTCGGGGACCGACTTTCTCGAGACCGCGGGCGAGCCCACGCCGTATCCCCGCGAGATGCCCGAACACGACGACGTCGAGTACTGTCCCTTCTACGCGCAGTACCTCGAGGACCTGCCCGAGGACGGCGACGCGATCGAGGCGGTGCCGTTCGACCTCACCGAACAGGGCCACCTCACGCCCGAGGAGCTGGTGGAGCTGTCGGCCTCCTACGGCACCTGCCCCCATTCGATGATGGGCGCGCTCATCCCGGAGGTCGAGGTCTGCGTGGGCAACTACTACCACGCGTTCGACCCCCTCACCGCGGGATCGTTCACCGGCGCGCTGCTCGACGAGTCGACCTTCCTGGTCTGCGACGAGGCCCATATGCTCGAACCGCGCGTGCGGGATCTGGTCAGCGACGGGGTGGCCGATACCACGCTGCGGGACGCAGAAACGGAGCTCACGCGGGTGGTCCAGGCCGCGGAGATGGGCGAGCGGGACGCCGTCGGAGGCGACACCGCCGACGCACGGCTCGTCCGCGAGGAGCTCGAGGACAGCGACGTCACCCTCGCGGAGTGCAAGGAGCTGCGCGCGTTTCTCGCCGACCTGCGCGAGGAGCTCGACCGGCGGGTCGAGGCCCACCTCGACCGCGAACACGGGGGCTGGAAGGCCGACCTCACGGCGCTCCCGGACGACGAGATCCCGCTTCGCGACCCCGAAAAACCCGAACGGGACGCGATCTCCGAGTGGGCCGAGGAGGCAGGCTACGACGGCGGGACCTGGGTGCGTGCCCAGTCCGTCGGGGCGATCGTCGAGCGGATCCTCAACACGGCGGAGGACGAGGAACGCACGCGGGCGACCCCCGCGGTCGGTCGGCTGTTGGGGGGCTGGTACCAGGCCGGTCACGAGACCTACTTCCGGGAGATCGAGCTCGAGCGGACCTGGAACGGGATGGAGCCTGAAGGCTCGTGGCGCCGGGCCTACAGCGCCCGGCTGGCGCTGTTCAACTGCGTGCCGGGCGACGTCATCGGCGACCGGCTCGCGGAGTTCGGCGGCGGCGTGCTGATGAGCGCGACCCTCGAACCCATCGACGTCTTCCGGGAGGTGACGGGCCTCGACGCGCTCGCGGAGGACCGCCCGGTCGTCGAGCGGACTTTCCCCCTCGAGTTCCCCGCGGAGAACCGCGCGAGCTTCGCGGTGGACGCCCCGAAGTTCACCTACGGCAACCGCGGCGACCCCGCCGAGGACTCGTCGGTCCGCCGGCTCTACGGCGATCTGCTCGCCGAGGTCGCGGAAAGCCCCGGCAACGTGCTCGTCGGGATGCCCAACTACGCGGAGGCGACCTGGGCCGCCTCGGAGCTCGAAGCCCGGGTCGAGAAACCCGTGTTGCTCGACGAGAGCTCCGTCGACGGCCGGACGGAGGCCCTGAAACACGAGTTCTTCGACGGCGAGGACAAGGTGCTGGTAACGAGCCTCCGGGGTACCCTGACGGAGGGTGTCGACTACAGCGGGGACCGCCTCTCGGCGGCCGTGATCTGTGGCGTCCCGATCATCAACACCGCGAGCCCGCGGACGAAGGCCGTCAGGACCGCCTACGACCGCGCGTTCGGCGACGTCCCCGAGGGAACCTCGGGAGGTCAGGCGGGCGCGTCAGCGTCCGCCAAAGGCTTCGAATACGCGCTGACGGTCCCCGCGGTGCGCAAGGCCCGCCAGGCGATCGGACGGGTCATTCGCGGGTCCGACGAGGTCGGCGCCCGCGTGCTGCTCGACGCCCGCTACGCCCGCGAGTCCTGGGACGGGGTACGCGAGCACTTCCCCGACGAGGAGCGCGAGGAGTTCCAGCCGGTGAGCTCTGACATGCTCGGGTTCGGTCTCGAACGGTTCTGGGAGCGCCACTGA
- the ggt gene encoding gamma-glutamyltransferase translates to MRVRNLSRRRFLGGAAATAAFPLATRAVGAREGATCEAAGVDCGAVATGSDGMVVSVSPAASEVGAQVLRSGGNAVDAAVAVQFALTVTQPHSSGIGGGGFMLYYDAEADDVEIVNSRERAPAGADPEMFLDDGEPIPFDERHTHGDAIGVPGTPSGLELAAERYGSLPIEELIDPAISLAEATEVDRYLAERIVEDEWKFNDAAREVFLPDGEPLAEGDPLEQPDLADTLRLMRDRGIREFYEGEIARAIADAVGEAGGSMTFEDLCRYGATVDEPVEGDYRGAEVYSMPPPSSGGLTVIQILNLLEGFDLGETYDVRSGTKYHLLAEAMRLAYADRAEYMGDPEFVDVPTEGLLDPDYVAGRRELIGPDSLNEEPEAGDPWAYQSGGAASASRPTERAVGETTHFTVADSEGNLVSYTTTIEQLFGSGIMVPEYGFMLNNELTDFDAEPGGANEVQPNKRPLSSMSPTIMARDGEPFLTVGSPGGPTIITSVVQAILHHVEYDLPLAGAIDEPSIYAPESPAIQLWEEGIPEEAREEAADLGNEWGDEPGPIGNVNMLRANDDYEGAADPTRDGLAVGLGER, encoded by the coding sequence ATGAGAGTACGGAATCTGAGCCGGCGGCGGTTTCTGGGGGGTGCGGCCGCGACCGCGGCGTTCCCGCTCGCGACGCGGGCCGTCGGGGCACGGGAAGGGGCGACCTGTGAGGCGGCCGGCGTCGACTGCGGGGCCGTCGCGACGGGATCGGACGGCATGGTCGTCTCGGTCAGCCCGGCCGCGAGCGAGGTCGGCGCACAGGTGCTTCGATCGGGCGGCAACGCCGTCGACGCCGCCGTCGCGGTCCAGTTCGCGCTGACGGTCACACAGCCCCACTCCTCGGGGATCGGCGGCGGCGGGTTCATGCTGTACTACGACGCCGAGGCCGACGACGTCGAGATCGTCAACAGCCGCGAGCGCGCGCCGGCCGGCGCGGATCCGGAGATGTTTCTGGACGACGGCGAGCCGATCCCGTTCGACGAGCGCCACACCCACGGGGACGCGATCGGGGTCCCGGGGACGCCGAGCGGCCTCGAACTCGCCGCCGAGCGCTACGGCTCGCTGCCGATCGAGGAGCTGATCGACCCCGCGATCTCCCTCGCGGAGGCGACCGAGGTCGACCGCTATCTCGCCGAGCGGATCGTCGAGGACGAGTGGAAGTTCAACGACGCCGCCCGCGAGGTGTTCCTCCCGGACGGCGAGCCCCTCGCGGAGGGCGATCCGCTGGAGCAGCCCGATCTCGCCGACACCCTCCGGCTCATGCGCGACCGGGGGATTCGCGAGTTCTACGAGGGCGAGATCGCCCGCGCGATCGCCGACGCGGTAGGGGAGGCGGGCGGCAGCATGACGTTCGAGGACCTCTGTCGGTACGGGGCGACCGTCGACGAGCCCGTCGAGGGGGACTATCGCGGCGCGGAGGTCTACTCGATGCCCCCGCCGAGCTCGGGCGGGCTGACGGTCATCCAGATCCTCAACTTACTGGAGGGGTTCGATCTGGGCGAGACCTACGACGTCCGCTCGGGGACGAAGTACCACCTGCTCGCGGAGGCGATGCGGCTGGCCTACGCCGATCGCGCGGAGTACATGGGCGATCCCGAGTTCGTCGACGTCCCCACCGAGGGGCTGCTCGATCCCGACTACGTCGCCGGGCGCCGCGAGCTGATCGGTCCCGACTCGCTCAACGAGGAGCCCGAGGCGGGCGACCCGTGGGCCTACCAGTCGGGCGGTGCGGCCTCCGCGAGCCGCCCGACCGAGCGCGCGGTCGGCGAGACGACACACTTCACCGTCGCCGATTCGGAGGGCAACCTCGTCTCCTACACGACGACGATCGAGCAGCTGTTCGGCTCGGGGATCATGGTCCCCGAGTACGGCTTCATGCTCAACAACGAGCTCACCGACTTCGACGCCGAGCCCGGCGGCGCCAACGAGGTCCAGCCGAACAAGCGCCCGCTCTCGAGCATGAGCCCGACGATCATGGCCCGCGACGGCGAGCCGTTCCTCACCGTCGGCTCGCCCGGCGGCCCGACGATCATCACCTCCGTCGTGCAGGCGATCCTGCACCACGTCGAGTACGACCTCCCGCTCGCCGGGGCGATCGACGAGCCGAGCATCTACGCGCCCGAGTCGCCGGCGATCCAGCTGTGGGAGGAGGGGATCCCCGAGGAGGCTCGCGAGGAAGCCGCCGACCTCGGCAACGAGTGGGGCGACGAGCCCGGCCCGATCGGGAACGTGAACATGCTGCGGGCGAACGACGACTACGAAGGGGCGGCGGATCCGACCCGCGACGGGCTCGCGGTCGGGCTGGGCGAGCGCTGA
- a CDS encoding peroxiredoxin encodes MLEPGADAPEFTLENQHGEPVSLADLDRAVVYFYPRADTPGCTTEACGFRDSWDEFEEREVDVLGISDDPVSDLEAFAEEYDLPFELLSDPDGEVASAYDSYGASSAARNTYVVEDGEVTAAYEGISPDGHAEEILAELD; translated from the coding sequence ATGCTCGAACCCGGCGCCGATGCCCCCGAGTTCACCCTCGAGAACCAGCACGGCGAGCCCGTGAGCCTCGCCGACCTCGACCGCGCGGTCGTCTACTTCTACCCGCGGGCCGATACGCCCGGCTGCACCACGGAGGCCTGTGGCTTCCGGGACTCCTGGGACGAGTTCGAGGAGCGCGAGGTCGATGTATTAGGAATCAGCGATGACCCCGTCTCGGATCTCGAGGCGTTCGCCGAGGAGTACGACCTGCCGTTCGAACTGTTGAGTGACCCCGACGGCGAGGTCGCGTCGGCCTACGACTCCTACGGCGCGAGCAGCGCGGCGCGCAACACCTATGTCGTCGAGGACGGCGAGGTCACGGCGGCCTACGAGGGCATCTCGCCCGATGGCCACGCCGAGGAGATCCTCGCGGAGCTCGATTAG
- a CDS encoding TRAP transporter fused permease subunit yields the protein MASQSLSDEALSAEEQEELLEEIERKRSLTGRAAILVAVVGILFSTYQVWLVARGPTFYLAVPFTDLQYTLTSLQQLQRDAIHVAFALVLAFLLFPTSTGDGRVARAGRGLVDGIRARLGAESAATRAVTRVSDVVGWAAMDRGRDRVTPVDVVLILLALMSPLYMLGQFDEVQSIRFAGLGSGDPLNEVYPVLEPVVSLFTAVGLPLDEISYAFIVGVIGILLVLEATRRTLGFFLMTLVAMFIVYARWGYLLPTDLTYLGALAIPELAWTSIVRDLWFTDQGVFGTPVQVSVRFIYVFVLFGAFLEMSGAGKWFIDLAYSLTGTRTGGPAKASVVASGFMGMLSGSSVANTVTTGAFTIPLMKRSGYSPEFSGAVESSVSSGGQLLPPVMGAAAFLIVEFTGTPFSEVIIAATLPAIAFFFGMWVMVHLEASRHGIGGLDRSELANLKEHFVQGWFYLLPLVLLLYFLIGLRLSIGRSGWLTIVAVVALIALIAAYNERTRLALLATVAVLTIGEFAANLFTGTGLAGLVTGAGDGAGSFGGAFEATIGSFGVIALVVSLLFLLADPDRESPLLDLDPAVDSAAQDVGERVGRPGLTTSTLGRFTTFVVKSMDSGARTATTVVIAVAAAGVIPGVIAVAGLGPNLAALIRAVSGDSYLLLLLLVGVSSVILGMGMPTTVMYIIIISMLGTTLQDFGLALLAAHLFVLYFGLMADVTPPVAIAAFAAAGVAKAEEFKTGVIAFLLSLNKILVPFAFVFSPGILLLRDGEILGTGDLLDLSYSIPEVVIPILGMFVGVYAMGVAIIGYYGGEVPNAHRLLFGLSSVMLMAPMLLLLLVQDVGRAVTGIWLVLDTLALDLGLRGAGVVLFAALLWLNRGSQEEGEAQSTGTGTATD from the coding sequence ATGGCATCCCAATCACTCAGCGACGAGGCGCTATCCGCGGAGGAACAGGAAGAGCTGCTCGAGGAGATCGAACGAAAGCGTTCGCTGACCGGTCGGGCGGCGATCCTCGTCGCGGTGGTCGGGATCCTCTTTTCGACCTATCAGGTCTGGCTCGTCGCCCGCGGGCCGACGTTCTACCTCGCGGTCCCCTTCACCGACCTCCAGTACACGCTCACCTCGCTCCAGCAGCTCCAGCGCGACGCGATCCACGTCGCCTTCGCGCTCGTACTCGCCTTCCTGCTCTTTCCGACCTCGACCGGCGACGGGCGGGTCGCGCGCGCCGGGCGCGGGCTCGTCGACGGGATCCGGGCGCGCCTCGGTGCCGAGAGCGCGGCCACGCGGGCCGTCACCCGCGTCTCTGACGTCGTCGGCTGGGCGGCGATGGACCGCGGGCGCGATCGCGTCACGCCCGTCGACGTCGTCCTCATCCTGCTCGCGCTCATGTCGCCGCTTTACATGCTCGGACAGTTCGACGAGGTCCAGAGCATCCGCTTCGCCGGCCTCGGCTCCGGGGACCCGCTGAACGAGGTCTACCCGGTCCTCGAACCGGTCGTCTCGCTGTTCACGGCCGTCGGGCTCCCGCTCGACGAGATCTCCTACGCCTTCATCGTCGGCGTCATCGGCATCCTGCTCGTGCTGGAGGCCACTCGACGAACGCTCGGGTTCTTCCTGATGACGCTGGTTGCGATGTTCATCGTCTACGCGCGCTGGGGGTACCTACTGCCGACGGATCTCACCTACTTGGGCGCGCTCGCGATCCCCGAACTCGCCTGGACGAGCATCGTTCGGGACCTCTGGTTCACCGATCAGGGGGTCTTCGGGACGCCCGTGCAGGTCAGCGTCCGGTTCATCTACGTCTTCGTCCTGTTCGGCGCCTTCCTCGAGATGAGCGGCGCGGGCAAGTGGTTCATCGACCTCGCCTACTCGCTGACGGGCACCCGGACGGGCGGCCCCGCGAAGGCCAGCGTCGTCGCGAGCGGGTTCATGGGGATGCTTTCCGGATCGTCGGTCGCAAACACCGTCACCACCGGGGCGTTCACGATCCCGTTGATGAAGCGCTCGGGCTACTCGCCGGAGTTCTCCGGGGCCGTCGAGTCCTCGGTCTCCTCGGGCGGCCAGCTGCTCCCGCCGGTGATGGGCGCCGCGGCCTTCCTCATCGTCGAGTTCACCGGCACGCCCTTTAGCGAGGTCATCATCGCCGCCACCCTGCCCGCGATCGCCTTCTTCTTCGGGATGTGGGTGATGGTCCACCTCGAGGCCTCGCGACACGGGATCGGCGGGCTGGACCGCTCGGAGCTCGCGAACCTCAAGGAGCACTTCGTTCAGGGCTGGTTCTACCTGCTCCCGCTGGTCCTCCTGCTGTACTTCCTGATCGGCCTTCGCCTCTCGATCGGGCGCTCGGGCTGGCTCACCATCGTCGCGGTCGTCGCGCTGATCGCGCTGATCGCCGCCTACAACGAGCGCACGCGGCTGGCGCTGCTCGCGACCGTCGCCGTCCTGACGATCGGGGAGTTCGCCGCGAACCTGTTCACGGGGACGGGCCTCGCCGGCCTCGTAACGGGCGCCGGCGACGGCGCCGGCTCCTTCGGCGGGGCGTTCGAGGCGACGATCGGCTCCTTCGGCGTCATCGCGCTCGTCGTCAGCCTCCTGTTCCTGCTCGCCGATCCCGACCGCGAGTCGCCGCTGCTCGACCTCGATCCGGCGGTCGACTCGGCCGCACAGGACGTCGGCGAGCGGGTCGGCCGGCCCGGCCTGACGACCTCGACGCTCGGGCGCTTCACGACCTTCGTCGTCAAGTCGATGGACTCGGGGGCGCGTACCGCGACGACGGTCGTGATCGCCGTCGCCGCCGCGGGCGTCATCCCCGGTGTGATCGCCGTCGCCGGCCTCGGTCCGAACCTCGCGGCGCTCATCCGCGCGGTCAGCGGCGACTCCTACCTCCTGCTCCTCCTGCTAGTCGGGGTCTCCTCGGTCATCCTCGGGATGGGGATGCCGACGACGGTGATGTACATCATCATCATCTCGATGCTCGGAACGACCCTGCAGGACTTCGGGCTCGCCCTGCTCGCGGCTCACCTGTTCGTGCTGTATTTCGGTCTGATGGCCGACGTCACCCCGCCGGTCGCGATCGCCGCCTTCGCCGCCGCCGGGGTCGCGAAAGCCGAGGAGTTCAAGACCGGCGTGATCGCCTTCCTGCTCTCGCTGAACAAGATCCTCGTCCCCTTCGCGTTCGTCTTCTCGCCGGGCATCCTGCTGCTGCGTGACGGCGAGATCCTCGGGACGGGCGACCTGCTCGACCTCTCGTACTCGATCCCCGAGGTCGTGATCCCGATCCTCGGCATGTTCGTCGGCGTCTATGCCATGGGCGTCGCGATCATCGGCTACTACGGGGGCGAGGTCCCCAACGCCCACCGCCTGCTGTTCGGCCTGAGCTCGGTCATGCTCATGGCCCCGATGCTGCTGTTGCTCCTCGTCCAGGACGTCGGGCGTGCGGTGACGGGGATCTGGCTGGTCCTCGATACGCTCGCGCTCGACCTCGGGCTGCGCGGGGCGGGCGTCGTCCTGTTCGCCGCGCTGCTGTGGCTCAACCGGGGCAGCCAGGAGGAGGGCGAGGCCCAATCGACCGGCACGGGTACGGCGACCGACTGA
- a CDS encoding DUF6663 family protein, producing the protein MQPTTSGTYRVLDDPHGEWLLVDRETTDVIAATGGDLEAGNLIEATVEWDDGDARIAEATVSAATRLYFVREVTDLFEVARELCRDARDQGEGVLGETTYSTDNEPNGAVYAFAEQPGARDVWDELRTGAIPLEPLIDRLGDFSPEPYELFVLDPVDEPFVVVYLVPDPDSMLAETVRDTYL; encoded by the coding sequence ATGCAACCGACGACGAGCGGGACCTACCGGGTGCTCGACGACCCCCACGGGGAGTGGCTGCTCGTCGACCGTGAGACGACCGACGTCATCGCCGCGACCGGCGGCGACCTCGAGGCGGGCAACCTGATCGAGGCCACGGTCGAGTGGGACGACGGCGACGCGCGGATCGCCGAGGCCACGGTCAGTGCGGCGACGCGTCTGTACTTCGTCCGGGAGGTGACGGACCTCTTCGAGGTCGCCCGCGAGCTCTGTCGCGACGCCCGGGACCAGGGCGAGGGCGTGCTCGGCGAGACGACCTACAGCACCGACAACGAGCCCAACGGCGCGGTCTACGCCTTCGCCGAGCAGCCGGGCGCGCGCGACGTCTGGGACGAACTGCGTACGGGAGCGATCCCGCTCGAACCTCTCATCGACCGGCTGGGCGACTTCTCGCCCGAACCGTACGAACTGTTCGTCCTCGACCCGGTCGACGAGCCGTTCGTCGTCGTCTACCTCGTGCCTGATCCCGATTCGATGCTCGCGGAGACGGTCAGGGACACGTATCTCTGA
- a CDS encoding SRPBCC family protein: protein MDRWPDVLGTAGGSIDVTRPIDAPAEDVWKLLVDTRYWPEWGPSITDVECRDREIRTGLTGRVRLVGGIRVPFEVTYRDAYRWTWAVAGIPATGHRVEPLNGSCRAVFEVPLLAAGYVPVCRLALSRIADLAE from the coding sequence ATGGATCGATGGCCGGACGTACTCGGAACCGCCGGGGGCTCGATCGACGTCACCCGACCCATCGACGCGCCCGCAGAGGACGTCTGGAAGCTGCTGGTCGACACGCGCTACTGGCCCGAGTGGGGCCCCTCGATCACCGACGTCGAGTGCCGGGACCGCGAGATCCGAACCGGCTTGACGGGTCGGGTTCGACTCGTCGGCGGGATCCGGGTCCCCTTCGAGGTCACCTACCGCGACGCCTACCGCTGGACGTGGGCGGTCGCGGGGATCCCGGCGACGGGCCATCGGGTCGAGCCGCTCAACGGGAGCTGTCGGGCGGTCTTCGAGGTGCCGCTGCTCGCGGCGGGCTACGTCCCCGTCTGCCGGCTCGCGCTCTCGCGGATCGCCGACCTCGCCGAGTAG
- a CDS encoding TAXI family TRAP transporter solute-binding subunit: MSRDIASVDRRTILKAAGAAGVIGLAGCVGEEPEDDEEEEMENGEAEEGEETLGEDDEPEEGGERITWHAGGTDGTYYPLSGEIKNVVDDNTPHVLQVQSTGASVENVGSLNEGTADFALIQNDIAYFAVNGTGIDEFEGNPVESLRGVATLYPETIHIVVNPDAGVESLEDLEGSTVNTGDLGSGTQVNALQILETAGLSADDFNEQNAGFGTASDQIRDGDVDAAFVVGGWPVGAVEDLATTTDIEILDLDQETRDALLDDAEWFAEDTIPGGTYDGVDEDVETVSVQAMIATREDLDEGIVEDVTTAIFDNEEGIDTKGEFIDLDSAQDAMSIDLHPGAEAYFG; the protein is encoded by the coding sequence ATGTCGCGTGATATTGCGTCAGTAGATCGGCGGACGATTCTGAAAGCCGCGGGTGCCGCGGGAGTCATCGGGCTTGCCGGCTGTGTCGGCGAAGAGCCCGAGGACGACGAGGAAGAGGAGATGGAGAACGGGGAGGCCGAGGAGGGAGAGGAGACCCTCGGCGAGGACGACGAGCCAGAGGAGGGCGGCGAGCGCATCACCTGGCACGCGGGGGGGACCGACGGGACCTACTACCCGCTGTCGGGCGAGATCAAGAACGTCGTCGACGACAACACGCCCCACGTCCTGCAGGTCCAGTCGACGGGGGCCTCGGTCGAGAACGTCGGCAGCCTCAACGAGGGGACGGCGGACTTCGCGCTGATCCAGAACGACATCGCCTACTTCGCGGTCAACGGCACCGGGATCGACGAGTTCGAGGGCAACCCCGTCGAGAGCCTCCGCGGGGTCGCGACGCTGTATCCCGAGACGATCCACATCGTCGTCAACCCCGACGCGGGCGTCGAGAGCCTCGAGGACCTCGAGGGCAGCACGGTCAACACCGGCGACCTGGGCAGCGGGACGCAGGTCAACGCGCTGCAGATCCTCGAGACCGCCGGGCTGTCGGCCGACGACTTCAACGAGCAGAACGCCGGGTTCGGCACCGCGAGCGACCAGATCCGCGACGGCGACGTCGACGCGGCGTTCGTCGTCGGCGGCTGGCCCGTCGGCGCGGTCGAGGACCTCGCGACCACCACCGACATCGAGATCCTCGACCTCGACCAGGAGACTCGCGACGCGCTGCTCGACGACGCCGAGTGGTTCGCCGAGGACACCATCCCCGGCGGCACCTACGACGGCGTCGACGAGGACGTCGAGACGGTCTCGGTCCAGGCGATGATCGCGACTCGCGAGGACCTCGACGAGGGGATCGTCGAGGACGTCACGACCGCCATCTTCGACAACGAGGAGGGGATCGACACCAAGGGCGAGTTCATCGACCTCGATTCGGCCCAGGACGCCATGTCGATCGACCTGCACCCCGGCGCCGAGGCGTACTTCGGCTGA
- a CDS encoding glycerophosphodiester phosphodiesterase: MLNRRTFVAGAGAALGAAAVGTVSASADEDDLEVGGRPTLVAHRGFADIHPENTVSAFEFASEGSTDDAADRRRADWIELDVYPTCDGEIAVFHDEELGDLTDTEGVIYEEFADTVLSAEVLESGQTVPTLEESMAAIPAGIGVNVDVKAGSPDVEWGRVDDPEAERGEWDWLETVVDVATDHDNELLFSTFWEGALAAVRDIDPSIPAAYLLDESIEEGLAVTEEYDCEAINPPLDMIQGTPFFDDGYEDVDLVAEAHDLGVPVNVWTINTWYECERLLDAGVDGLITDYSELLRWGARN, encoded by the coding sequence ATGCTGAACCGACGGACGTTCGTCGCTGGCGCGGGGGCCGCCCTGGGCGCCGCCGCGGTCGGGACGGTGAGCGCGAGCGCCGACGAGGACGACCTCGAGGTGGGCGGCCGGCCGACGCTGGTCGCCCACCGCGGGTTCGCGGACATCCACCCCGAGAACACCGTCAGCGCCTTCGAGTTCGCCTCCGAAGGGAGCACCGACGACGCGGCCGACCGCAGGCGGGCCGACTGGATCGAACTCGACGTCTACCCGACCTGCGACGGCGAGATCGCCGTCTTCCACGACGAGGAGCTCGGCGACCTGACCGACACCGAGGGCGTGATCTACGAGGAGTTCGCCGACACGGTCCTCTCGGCGGAGGTCCTCGAGAGCGGCCAGACGGTGCCGACCCTGGAGGAGTCGATGGCGGCGATCCCCGCGGGGATCGGGGTCAACGTCGACGTCAAGGCCGGCTCCCCGGACGTCGAGTGGGGGCGGGTCGACGATCCCGAAGCCGAGCGCGGGGAGTGGGACTGGCTCGAGACCGTGGTCGACGTGGCGACCGACCACGATAACGAGCTGCTGTTCTCGACGTTCTGGGAGGGCGCGCTCGCGGCGGTCCGCGACATCGATCCGTCGATCCCGGCGGCCTACCTCCTCGACGAGTCGATCGAGGAGGGACTGGCCGTCACCGAGGAGTACGACTGCGAGGCGATCAACCCGCCGCTCGACATGATCCAGGGGACGCCCTTCTTCGACGACGGATACGAGGACGTCGACCTCGTCGCCGAGGCCCACGATCTGGGCGTGCCGGTCAACGTCTGGACGATAAACACCTGGTACGAGTGCGAGCGCCTGCTCGATGCCGGCGTCGACGGCCTCATCACGGACTACTCCGAGCTGCTTCGCTGGGGCGCGCGAAACTAA
- a CDS encoding DUF1850 domain-containing protein, which translates to MDRQRGLVIGVAGTAVVALVALLVLSVGSAAVAPFSEDTQRLVVTDEDGSVLIDEPVENDDEVRLEYTHSVERTPVSDVYTVDGYELESTRMVFESYGAGLPSNADVERTDDGRFVTETEGTHERIVVSPGEIAGHTLTVNDTTYDLVALADGSVSITVTDRDPT; encoded by the coding sequence ATGGATAGACAGCGCGGACTCGTCATCGGGGTCGCGGGTACGGCGGTCGTAGCGCTCGTAGCGCTGCTGGTGCTGTCGGTCGGCTCCGCCGCCGTCGCGCCCTTCTCCGAGGACACCCAGCGGCTGGTCGTGACCGACGAGGACGGCTCCGTACTGATCGACGAGCCCGTCGAGAACGACGACGAGGTCCGTCTGGAGTACACCCACAGCGTCGAGCGGACGCCCGTCTCCGACGTCTATACGGTAGACGGATACGAACTCGAATCCACGCGAATGGTCTTCGAGTCCTACGGGGCGGGTCTGCCCTCGAACGCGGACGTCGAACGGACCGACGACGGACGGTTCGTGACCGAGACCGAGGGCACCCACGAACGGATCGTCGTCTCGCCGGGCGAGATCGCGGGCCACACGCTGACCGTAAACGATACCACCTACGACCTCGTCGCCCTCGCCGACGGTTCCGTCTCGATCACCGTGACCGACCGCGACCCCACCTGA